The Gemmatimonas aurantiaca sequence ATCGGGGTGCATCCGATCGGTCGTCACCTCGTGTTCTCCGGCGCCAGTATCGACGGTCCCGATGGACGCATCGTGCTCATGTTCGGCGACGCCGCGGCCGGCCATCTCTCGCACCAGGTGCGCGGCACGGGGCAGGTGGAACTGATGGCCGATCCGGAGGGCCGGGATCAGTTGCTGCGCATCAGCTATGACGGCGGGCTGACGCAGTTGGTCTTCGACTGACTCCGCGTCCCGGGACGGAGGGGTGTCCGGGCTTCAGGACTCCGGACGCCCCTCGAGCGCCCTGGCGCGCACACTGGCCATGATGCGTGTCATGTCGGCTTCACAGCGCTCACGCTCGTCGGGCGTCCAGAAATCCTGATTGGCGGCCACACGGATCGACGCCAGCATCTCGTCCACGAGTTCGCGGAGCCGGGGATTCTGGCGTCGGTCGCGTCCGTCATATCCGGACGGGGAGTGCGAAGGAAAGGCAGGAGTCATTCCTGCAATGTCGACCTGCGTCACACATCGGACAATACGTGAATCCAGGCCACTGACTCCGGGAATTTCCGGCGGTCAGCTCCCGCTCTTGCTGTCCGGCGCCGAAGAGGCAGAGTCCGGCCCGGCACTCCGGACGGCACCCGGCGATGTCGTGCGCGCGCCCTCGTCGTGCAACACCCGCATGGCGGGGGTGTCCAGATCGTCGAACTGTCCGCTCCGGGCGCTCCACACGAAGGCGACGACGGCGCCGGCCACGATCAGCAGCGCCAGCGGCAGCACCAGAAAAATCACGCTCATGCCATGGCCTCCGCGGCCGGTGGAACGGGAGCGGCATCGCGCCGCGATCGCGAGCCGATCGGACGTCGATCCTGCCGGGGAAACGTATGGCCATGCCACGATCCCAGCACCACCGTGATCGAACTGGCCGGCATGAGAAGCGCCGCCACGAGCGGTGTGAGCAGGCCGAACATCGCCATCGACGCACCCACGATGTTGTAGGCGATCGACAGCGCGATGTTGCGGCGGATCACGTGCAGCGTGCGCCGGGAGCCGTCGATGAGCTCCACCAGTGGCGTGAGACCGGCTCGGGTGAGATACACGTCGGCCGTGGCCAGGCAGGCTTCCGCGCCGCCCTGAACGCCGATGCCCACGGTCGCCGCCGCGATCGCCGCCGCATCGTTCACGCCATCCCCCACCATCACCACCCGACCCGCGGTCCTGGCGCGTTCGATAAACGCCAGTTTTTCCTCGGGCGATGCGCCGCCGATGGCGTCCGCGGGTGCAAACCCCAGCGACGCGCCCACCGTGCGCACCACATCCTCGGCGTCGCCGCTGAGCAGCACCGTGCGCCAACCGCGCGCGCGCAACTGATCGAGCGATACGCGGGCATCGTCGCGCACGCGGTCGCCGAGACCGGCGATGGCCACCAGTTCGCCATCCACGCTCACGTGCACGGGCGTCAGTGTGCGACCGATCTCATCGTCGGCATTCGGGGTGCCGGCCGTCGTTTCGAGCCCCGAGGCGATGGAGGTGGTCTGCGCGGCCACGAAGCGCGGAGACCCGATGCGCACCCGGCGTCCGTCGATCACACCTTCCAGACCCCCGCCCACCACATGCCGCGCCTCTGAGACGTCCAGGCCATCCGGCCGCGCGAGACCGGGCCAGGCGTTCCGGAAGCCTTCGGCCAGCGGATGCGACGAACCGGCTTCGAGCGTCAGCACCAGCGGCTTCACCCACTCGGGACCGACCCAGCGCACCAGCGCGGTACGGCCTTCGGTGATGGTGCCGGTCTTGTCGAACACCAGCGTGCCCGGCGCGGCCAGCGACTCGAGTGCATCGCCGCCCTTGATCAGCATGCCGTTCCCCGCCGCGCGTCCGACCGCCACGGTGATGGCCAGCGGTGTCGCGAGCGCGAGCGCGCAGGGACAGGTCACGATCAGGAGCGCGATGGCGTCGTCGAGCGCATGCGGCAGCGAGAGCGCGCTCTTGATGCCGAACGTCGCGGCGGCGAGCAGCAGCACCACGGCGGTGAAGATGCCGGCGAGCCGGTTGGCGGTCTGCACGATCGGCGCCCGCCGGCGACTGCTCTCTTCCACCTGCTGCAGCAGCTTCGCGATGCGGCTCGATTCTCCCGCCTGTTCCACCCGCACCTGCAGCGGCGCTTCCACGTTCAGCGTGCCGGCGAACACGGTCTCGCCTTCCCGCACCGAAGCGGGACGCGATTCCCCGGTGAGCAGCGCACCGTTCACGGTGGAATGTCCGCGCACGACGATGCCGTCGGCGGCAAACGTCTCACCGGCCCGCACGTCGAGCACCATGCCGGGCAGCAGCGCCTCGCTCGGAATTTCACGCACCGTGTCCTGCTCGACGATGCGGGCCGTGTTCGGCGCGATGGCGTGCAACAGCTCCGCCGAATCGGCCGCCAGACGCTGACCGCGTTGCTGCAGGAACCGGCCCACAAGCAATGCGAAGATGAGCAGCGCCAGACCATCGAAGTAGATGGGGCCCGTGCCGGTGACGGTATTGATCGTGCCCCGCACGAGTCCGGCCGCCAGCGCGATCGCGATGGGCAGATCCATGTGCAGCGACTTCGTGCGCACCGAGGCCCAGGCCCCCGTGAAGAAGACCCGACCGGGCCACACGAACGCCGGCACCATGAGCGCAAAACTCACCCACCGGAAGAAGTGCGTGAAACTCGCCTCCATGCCGTTGAGTTCCCCGGCATAGAGCGCGAGCGCCGCCAGCATCATGTTGATCGCGATGGCGCCGGCGATGCCGATGCGCACGAGCATTGCACGATCCTCGCGTCGGCGCATGTCGGCGCGCGCGACACCGCGGAACGGATGCGGCGGATATCCCAGCACATCGAGCGCCCGTGCGATCGCCGACAGCGGAACGACCGTCGGGTCCCACTCCACGACGGCCAGCGAGCGGCGGACATCGAGCTCGGCCCGCAACACGCCACTCTGCAGCAGCGGCACACGTTCCACCAGCCACACACACGATGCGCAGTGTACGCCCTCGAGATACAGCTCCGTGCGCGCGAGCCCACCGGGCTGCGGCTGCACATAAAGCTGCGCGAACGTGGGGTGATCGAACTCCTCGTAGCTCCGTCCCGAGGCGCGTACCGGCGCTTCACGACGCTGCGGAAATCCGTAGTAGCTGTCGAGACCGTGCTCGTGCAGGATCGCGAATGCCGTATGGCACCCCGCACAGCAGAACTGCCGTTCGGCGCCTTCCTGGAAGAGGCCCGGTGGCACCGCCGACGAACAGTGCGTACAGAGCACCGTGGCGTGTTCCGTTGCGTGCTTCGCCACACCGTCCGCCGTGGCGAGGCGCAGGGCGTCAGTGGACATGCACGGTGCGCAGATGGCCCGACAGTGACCAGAGCCCCATGATCAGGACCACGGTGGCACTCACCATGGGCAGCCGGTTCCGGAATGGCGCCAGCACGGTCTGCGCGCCAAGGCCCACGGCGACGAGCGCCGGTACCGTGCCCAGCCAGAAGATCGCCATCATTCCCATGGCCGACAGCACACTACCCGTGCCGCCCGCGGTGGCCACGAACACGTACAACCAGCCGCAGGGCAGCAGCGTGGTGAGCAGTCCGGTGAGCAGGGCGCGGAGGCCAACGGGTTGGCTGCGCACGGCATGCAGCACCCGACCCAGCATGCGTTGCCAGGCTTCCGGCGCGCGCAGTGCCCCGAGCGAGACGCCGCGCTGTGCGGCGAGTGTGCTCACGGCCCAGGCGATCATGAGTGCCCCCGCCACGACGGCGGCTCCCTGCTGGATGCCGGCCAGGGCGCCCAGGTGCGAGACGTGCGCACCCACCACACCGGCCAACGCGCCGAGGATGAGATACGACAGCAATCGTCCGATGTTGTACAGCGCGTGCGCATGCAGCAGCGACGGCCGGGGTGACGATGCACCGTTCACCCCCGCTCCCGCATAGAAGCAGACAAAACCGCCACACATCCCGGCGCAGTGCACACTGCCCACGAGACTGGCCATCAGGACGCCTGCCGCAGTGCCGATCATGGCAGGTCGCTCATCGGGTGCTGCTCATCGGGTACCACTCATCGGGTGCCACTCATCGAGTGCCGCGGCTCCCGCTATCGGGGACGGCAGTGGGGATGGCGGTGGTGTGCGCCGCCCGCACGGCGGTGATGCGTGTGCTCACCGAATAGCGGGCCGGGGTCGACACATCGGGATGCTGCCCGTCGGCATGCAACGCCTCGACGCGCACTTCCCACTCGCCGGGCGTGCTGATCGGCAGCGTCGAGACATAGGTGCCGGGGGCGGTCTCCGGCAGCACCGCGGTCAGCGTGTCGTTCGCGCGGGCGTTGAAACGCGCCGTCACGGAGACGGTGGCGCCCACCAGCGGACCGGCGTCACGATCCTTGAGGCGGATCGTGAGACGTGTGGGCTGGCCGGTCACGAGGGAATCGAGCGACGACTCGACTCCCCATCCCAGATCGAGATTGCGCCGCTCCTGCGCCATCGTGGAATCGAACGCCACGGCCCGGGCGTAATAGTCCGGTTCCACGGCGAACGACGGATCGTCGTTCGCGATACGCATCACGGCGATGTTGGCGACGACCGTGGCGCCGAGGATGACGGCGACGCCGATGGGCCAACCCATACCGGGTTTCACGGGGTTCCTCCGGCCGACGCACCGGTCGGACCGAGCAGTCGGTATTTCACGGATTCCTGATACCCCCGGGGATCACTGACCGCGATCGTGACCCACCGTTCACCGTTGGTGAAAGCGCGGGCGGGAATCAGGACGAAGATACTGGTCGTGCGGGTGGCGCCGGCGTCGACCTGCAGCGGGTTTTCGGGAGCCACCACCGTGATCTCGTCGGGCCGCAATCCGGCCGTCTCGAGGCCTTCCACCGTGATGGTGTAGGGCATGGCCTCCCCGCGCCGGTTGGTGAGCTTGATGCGGATCTGATTGGAGATGCGGCCGTCGCTTTCCGTGGCAAACGGTCCGTCGAGTCCACGCAGCACGGTGAGATCGGCGGGCTGCTTGAGGAACAGCGCCAGCGCGAGGCCTCCCAGCAGCACCGTGAGCACGATCGGATACAGGATGGTGCGCAGGCGGAGCAACTGCTTCGGCTTGCCGGCGATCGTATCCTGCGACGAATAGCGGATGAGTCCCGTGGGTTTGCCCACCTTGCGCATGATGTCGTCGCAGGCGTCGATGCACTGCGTGCAATGCACGCACTCCATCTGCAGGCCGTTGCGGATGTCGATGCCGGTGGGGCAGGTCTGCACGCAGGCCCCGCAATCGATGCAGTCGCCTGCATCGGGGCTGCGGTCCTTCGTGTTGTGCGCCCGCGGTTCGCCGCGCACGTAGTCGTAGGCCACGATCGTGGACTGCCGGTCGATCAGCGCCGCCTGCCAGCGGCCGTACGGGCAGACGATGAGACAGGTCTGTTCACGGAAATACGTGAAGTTGAACCAGACGATGCCGGTGAAGATCACCACGAACGCGAAGGCCGTGGGATGTGCGGCCGGTGAATGCAGCATCCACTGGTAGAGCTGATCGGTGCCCACGAAAAACGCCAGAAACGTGTGGGACACGAACAGGGCCAGCAGGAAGAACGTGATGTACTTCGCGATGCGGCGCGGGGTGAACCACGCGCCTTTCCTGTCGAGATTGCGCGAGCCCGTGTACCCGCCGTCGAACCAGCGGCCGATGGGCCGGAAGAGAAACTCGAGATACACCGTCTGCGGACAGGCCCAGCCGCACCACGCCCGTCCCCAGAGCGCCGTGACCAGGAAGATGCCCACCACGATGGCCCCCAGCACGAACATGAACAGCAGGGTGTCCGTGGGGAGGAACGTGAAACCCATCAGGGTGAACTGGCGGCGCGGCAGATCCATGAGGAACACCGGCTTGCCGAACACCCGCAGGTGGGGTGCCAGAAAGAAGATCGCCATCAATGCATACGCCATCACGCGGCGTCGATGCCACCAGGCGCCGTGTGATGGCTTCGGACGGATCCAGCGACGACTGCCATCTTCGTTCAAGGTGGGGAGGACGCGCCCCCCCACCTTCTGTGGTGCGGCCTGTCCGCTCACGGCGTGACGAGTTCTCCTTGTGGCGCTTTGGGATTCGGCGGGTTCGACCCGTGCATCGAAACGACGTACGCCACCACCGCCGTCAGCTGCTCGGGTTTGAGCGACTTGCCCCAGGGGGGCATGCCCTTCGCAAGAACGCCGTCAACGACCGTCTTGTAGATGTCGGTGATCTTGCCACCATGTAACCAGTAATTGTCGACGAGACTGGGGCCGATGAGCCCACCGCCGTCCTGACGATGACAGGAGGCGCAGTAGGCGTCGAACGTGCTCTTGCCCGCGGCCAGGGCCTTCTGGTCACCGACCAGCGCCAGGAGCGCTCCTTCGGACACATCGTTGCCGCTGGGCGCGGGATGCGCGGCGGCAAAGGCCTTCATGTCCGCTTCGTAATCGGCGATCCAGCCCTTGCCGGCGCCGATCGGTCCGATGTTGAGCACATACAGCACCGAGAAGATGATGGTGAGCGCGAAGGTGGTCAGCCACCAGCGCGGCATCGGATTGTCGTATTCCTGGATACCGTCGTAGCTGTGTTCGATGAGGCGATCCTGCGTGCGCCCCTTCGGATCGGGTGTGGTGTCCCGTGTGTCCCGCTTCGGTGATTCGGCCATGGTTCAGCGCTCCTTCGGGCGGGAATGGGAAACGACCGTGCCCTCGTCGAACGGCAGCCGGGCCGCCGCGTCCAGCTCGCGGCGACGCGACGGCAACCAGGTGCGGATGGCGACGGCGATGAAGACGGCGACAAACAGCACCAGCGCGATCTCGGTATAGATCGACAGGCCGGCGTGCGACATGATGTCGGAGAGTTTCATCAGTGCTGCGCTCCCGGTGTCGAAGTCGGAGCGGCCGTCGTGCCCACTGCCGGGCTCCCGCTGCCCGGCGTGGACGTGACCTTGATGTCGCGGCCCAGGCGCTGCATGTAGGCCACGATGGCCACCATCTGCTTGTCCTCGAGACCGGCCGGCCCGCCCTGCTCCACGATGGCCGCGGCGATCTGCTTCGCCTGTTCGCGCGCCATGGCGGGCGCCCGGTTGACGGCATCACCATACGGCACGCCGATCATCGCCATCGCATCCACCCGCTTCTGGATGCCATCGAAATCGAGCGCGGTGGTGGCGAAGTGCGGATACGCCGGCATGATCGACTTCGCGGTGACGGCGCGCGGATCCTCGAAGTGGCGCACGTGCCAGAGATCGGGATACTTGCCGCCTTCACGCGCGAGGTCGGGCCCGATGCGGCGCGAGCCCCAGAGGAACGGATGTTCGTACACCGACTCACCCGGCTTGGAGTAGTCGCCGAAACGTTCCGTCTCGTACCGGAAGGGGCGCACCATCTGCGAGTGGCAGTTGAAGCAGCCTTCGGCGATGTAGATGTCGCGGCCGGCCAGTTCGAGCGGCGTGTACGGCTTGACCGACGCGATCGTCGGCACGTTCGACTTGATGAGGAACGTGGGCAGGATCTCGAACAGCGACGCGACGACCACGGCGAGGATCGTGAGCGCGGTGAAGAGCATCGGGGCGCGTTCCCACGCGCGGTGCCACTCCACCTGGTTGAAGCGCGCCCAGAGTCCCTGCGCGGGAATGACCGGGTGATCGGGCACGTAGCGCCGCGCGAGCGGAGCCGCTTCGATCACCGGCACATCGTACGTCGCGGGGCGCTTGGCCCACGTCTTGAAGATGTTGATGCCGAACACCACCATGCCCGCGATGTAGAACGTGCCGCCGACCACGCGCATCCAGTACATCGGCATCAGCTTGAGCACGGTCTCCACGAAATCGGGATAGGCCAGGCGTCCCGTTTCGTCGAATGCGCGCCACATCAGCCCCTGCGTCACGCCGGCGCTGTAGATGGCCACGACATACAGCACGATCCCGATGGAACCGAGCCAGAAGTGCATCTCCATCAGCCGCTTGCTGTAGATCTCCGTCTGGAAGAGCCGCGGCAGCAGCCAGTAGATCATGCCGAACGTCAGGAAGCCGTTCCAGCCCAGCGCGCCGGTGTGCACGTGCGCGATGATCCAGTCGGTGTAGTGCGCGAGGGCGTTGACGCTCTTGATGGAGAGCATCGGGCCTTCGAACGTCGCCATGCCGTACGCGGTGACGCCGACCACGAAGAACTTGAGGATCGGGTCCTGCGCCACCTTGTGCCAGGCGCCGCGCAGCGTGAGCAGTCCGTTGATCATGCCGCCCCACGACGGGGCCCAGAGCATCACCGAGAAGAGCATGCCCACCGTGGCCGCCCACTCCGGCAGCGCCGTGTAGTGCAGATGGTGCGGACCGGCCCAGATGTACATGAACACCAGCGACCAGAAGTGCAGGATGGACAGCTTGTAGCTGAACACCGGCCCTTCGGCGGCCTTGGGCATGAAGTAGTACATGAGGCCGAGGAACGGCGTCGTCAGGAAGAAGGCGACGGCGTTGTGCCCGTACCACCACTGCATGAACGCGTCCTGCACCCCGCCGTAGATGCTGTAGCTCTTCAGCGGCCCGGCCGGCATGGACAGGTTGTTGAAGATGTGCAGCATCGCGACCGTGACGATCGATCCGATATAAAACCAGAGCGCCACATAGATGTGACGCTCACGCCGGCGGATCAGGGTCCCGAAGAAGTTCACCGCGAAGGCCACCCACACCACGGCGATCGCGATGTCGATCGGCCATTCGAGTTCGGCGTATTCCTTGGCCTGGGTGTACCCGAACGGCAGGGTGAGGGCGGCGGATACGATGATCGCCTGCCATCCCCAGAAATGAAACCGGCTCAGACCGTCCGAGAACATGCGCGCCTTGACCAGGCGCTGTGTGCTGTAATAGCAGCCGGTGAAGAAGGCATTCCCGGCAAACGCGAAGATCACCGCGTTCGTGTGCAGCGGCCGCAGACGGCCGAACGACAGGAACGAGGTGTTGAAGTTGAAGATGGGATTCGCGAGCTGCAGCGCGATGAGCAGTCCGACCACCATGCCCACCACGCCCCAGATGAACGTGGCGAACAGGAATTTCCGGACGATGTCATCGTCGTAAGAGAAGCGGTCCAGGGTCGCGGCTGATGGAGCAACCGCGCTGGGTGCGGAGGTCATCGATAGCCCTCAGGGTTTGCAAAGGAATGGGGACAGTGCCCCAAGTGTAGGTCACGGTGCCCCCTTTGTCCCGTCAGGCGCGCGATGGACTTACGTCGGGGAAAACCCGATGGAGAGGTCCGGTTGCGGTTCTCTGGTGGTCCCCGATGACTCGGTCGGGCCCGTCGCCGCCGGGCCGCCGGGTGTTCCCCGACAGGGCGCCGCGGCCGGCTCACCCCGAAGCGCTCCCCCTGTTCGCGCTGCTGTTGGGCCTGGGCCGTCAGCTCCGACGGGTCTCGGTCACCCGGAGGGCTCTCGGGCAGGGATTGGACAGGTACGAATCCCATGTCCCGGTCCGGAACCAATCATTCCGGGAATCGCTATACTTCCACCATGTCTGCATATCTACCCAACAGGGCGGTCGGGGACGTCTCGAAGACGCCGGATCGCCGGGCCTTCCTGAAACAGGCCACCGTGCTCGTCGGACTGGTCGCCGTGGGACGTGTGGCGGAGGCCCAGGCCGGAGCCCGGGCAGTGGCTGGAGCCCAGGGGGCGACCGCCCAGCCGGCCACGCAGCCCGCCGTGCGCGCCATGACCGTGTACAAGGACCCCAATTGCGGGTGCTGCGCCAAGTGGGTGGATCACGTGAAGCAGGCGGGATTCACGGTCACCGTGCGCGAGACCGACGACATGGACAGCGTGAAGGCCTCGTTCGGTGTGCCCGCGGCGCTCGCCTCGTGTCACACGGCCCGTGTCGGTGCGTATGCCATCGAAGGGCATGTGCCGGCCGATCTCATCGTGCGGCTGCTCAAGGAACAGCCGGCGGGAAGGGGTCTCGCCGTGCCCGGCATGCCCGTGGGCTCACCGGGCATGGAGATGGGCTCGCGCAAGGATGCCTACGATGTGCTCCTCTTCGACAAAGCCGGCAAATCCCGGGTCTACGCTTCGCGATAGTCGGCCGTGATCTCTGATCAATCGTCGGGCGTCGTCGTGCATCATGCCGACGACGCCGATATCCCCGCCATCGTGGCGCTGAACAATCTCTATGCACCCGATGGCCTGACGCTCATGCGCAGCGAGGCCTTCGTCACCGGCCACCTGCAGGACTATCAGGTGATCCGCTCGGTGGAAGGACGTGTCATCGGACAGGTGGCGCTCGACGAGTACTCGCCCTCGCTCGTCGAACTCGTGTCGCTGGCCGTGGCGCCCGATGCCCAGGGCCGCGGGCTGGGCCAGGTGCTCATCAGCGCCGCCGAGCATCTGGCGCGTGAGCGCAGTTATCCGGAGATCTTCGCCATCTCGCTGGCCGAGCCGCTCTTTCTGCGGATGGGGTATCTCGAGTCCACCATCGAGCGCTATCCGGAAAAAATCGCACGCTACAAATCGATTTCGCGTTCCGAGTTGTCCATCGGTCGCAAGTTCTGCTTCACGAAGTCGTTGGTGGCGGCGAACTGAACGTCTGCGGCTGAGGGGCCCGATGGCGGGTTTCCGGTGACATCCGCCGGATCGCGCCACCGAACGTGCGGATGGCAATGGCGGTCCGCGCGGAAGCGGTCAGCTGTTTCCGTTGCGCTCGGGCCCGGGCAAACGGGCCGGGCATGAGCGCCGGCGCGGCATGCAGCGTGATGCGGATGTCACGCAGGGCTCCCACACGCGGCAGATTGGCCATCAGGGTTTCGTCGCCGATCCAGCAGAGCGCCGAGAGATCGCCCTGACTGGCCGACGCCGTCACCGCGAGGGGAACGACCAGGGCCCGTGCGCGCACGGCCGCTTCCACCAGCCCCGACTTGAACGGCAGCAGCGCGCGGCCGTCTCCCGTCGTGCCCTCGGCGAACAGCAGCACCGAGGTACCCGACTGCAGCGTCTCCTGCAACGCGGGAATGGCCCGCAGCAGATCGCGCTTGCGCTCGCGATCCACCCAGATGACTCCGAGGGCATCGGCGCACCATCCCACCACGGGCCAGCGTTGCACATCCCGCTTGGCCACGAACGTGCAGCGCCGCCGCGCCAACACCGCGACGATGTCCAGCCATGAGAGATGATTGGCGATCATCAGCACGGGTTCGCGGGGCCACGCGCCGCGCACCGTGACGTCGACGCGCAGGACGGTCAGCACGCCCCGGCACAGCAGGCGCATGAACGGCCACGCCACTCCCTGGGCGATGCGACGCGCGATGGCTCGCGTGATCCGTTGCATGGCCCCTTGCCCGAACGACGGCCGGGAAGGTGTCATCCGAAGAACGACTGATACGTGCGCGGTTCCATCGCGTGGATATCGAGCAGCACCAGGTAGTCGGTGGTCGCGAATTCGCGGTCGAACGCCGGTGCGCCGCATACCCGTGCGCCGAGCGAGAGGTATCCGTCGAACAGGGGCGGCAGGGGAATGGCGAGCGCCTGTTGCCGCGCGTCCCCGTCGAGCTGCGGGCGATGACGCCCGTCGTCGGCGAGTGCGCGCACCTCGGGGCGTGGCCGCACCAGCACCCGATCGTGCAGCGCCTCCCGGGCATGCAGGGCGCGCCAGGTGTTCACGGCGCGGGT is a genomic window containing:
- the ccoS gene encoding cbb3-type cytochrome oxidase assembly protein CcoS, coding for MSVIFLVLPLALLIVAGAVVAFVWSARSGQFDDLDTPAMRVLHDEGARTTSPGAVRSAGPDSASSAPDSKSGS
- a CDS encoding heavy metal translocating P-type ATPase, with the translated sequence MSTDALRLATADGVAKHATEHATVLCTHCSSAVPPGLFQEGAERQFCCAGCHTAFAILHEHGLDSYYGFPQRREAPVRASGRSYEEFDHPTFAQLYVQPQPGGLARTELYLEGVHCASCVWLVERVPLLQSGVLRAELDVRRSLAVVEWDPTVVPLSAIARALDVLGYPPHPFRGVARADMRRREDRAMLVRIGIAGAIAINMMLAALALYAGELNGMEASFTHFFRWVSFALMVPAFVWPGRVFFTGAWASVRTKSLHMDLPIAIALAAGLVRGTINTVTGTGPIYFDGLALLIFALLVGRFLQQRGQRLAADSAELLHAIAPNTARIVEQDTVREIPSEALLPGMVLDVRAGETFAADGIVVRGHSTVNGALLTGESRPASVREGETVFAGTLNVEAPLQVRVEQAGESSRIAKLLQQVEESSRRRAPIVQTANRLAGIFTAVVLLLAAATFGIKSALSLPHALDDAIALLIVTCPCALALATPLAITVAVGRAAGNGMLIKGGDALESLAAPGTLVFDKTGTITEGRTALVRWVGPEWVKPLVLTLEAGSSHPLAEGFRNAWPGLARPDGLDVSEARHVVGGGLEGVIDGRRVRIGSPRFVAAQTTSIASGLETTAGTPNADDEIGRTLTPVHVSVDGELVAIAGLGDRVRDDARVSLDQLRARGWRTVLLSGDAEDVVRTVGASLGFAPADAIGGASPEEKLAFIERARTAGRVVMVGDGVNDAAAIAAATVGIGVQGGAEACLATADVYLTRAGLTPLVELIDGSRRTLHVIRRNIALSIAYNIVGASMAMFGLLTPLVAALLMPASSITVVLGSWHGHTFPRQDRRPIGSRSRRDAAPVPPAAEAMA
- a CDS encoding sulfite exporter TauE/SafE family protein, giving the protein MIGTAAGVLMASLVGSVHCAGMCGGFVCFYAGAGVNGASSPRPSLLHAHALYNIGRLLSYLILGALAGVVGAHVSHLGALAGIQQGAAVVAGALMIAWAVSTLAAQRGVSLGALRAPEAWQRMLGRVLHAVRSQPVGLRALLTGLLTTLLPCGWLYVFVATAGGTGSVLSAMGMMAIFWLGTVPALVAVGLGAQTVLAPFRNRLPMVSATVVLIMGLWSLSGHLRTVHVH
- a CDS encoding FixH family protein; the encoded protein is MKPGMGWPIGVAVILGATVVANIAVMRIANDDPSFAVEPDYYARAVAFDSTMAQERRNLDLGWGVESSLDSLVTGQPTRLTIRLKDRDAGPLVGATVSVTARFNARANDTLTAVLPETAPGTYVSTLPISTPGEWEVRVEALHADGQHPDVSTPARYSVSTRITAVRAAHTTAIPTAVPDSGSRGTR
- the ccoG gene encoding cytochrome c oxidase accessory protein CcoG, whose amino-acid sequence is MSGQAAPQKVGGRVLPTLNEDGSRRWIRPKPSHGAWWHRRRVMAYALMAIFFLAPHLRVFGKPVFLMDLPRRQFTLMGFTFLPTDTLLFMFVLGAIVVGIFLVTALWGRAWCGWACPQTVYLEFLFRPIGRWFDGGYTGSRNLDRKGAWFTPRRIAKYITFFLLALFVSHTFLAFFVGTDQLYQWMLHSPAAHPTAFAFVVIFTGIVWFNFTYFREQTCLIVCPYGRWQAALIDRQSTIVAYDYVRGEPRAHNTKDRSPDAGDCIDCGACVQTCPTGIDIRNGLQMECVHCTQCIDACDDIMRKVGKPTGLIRYSSQDTIAGKPKQLLRLRTILYPIVLTVLLGGLALALFLKQPADLTVLRGLDGPFATESDGRISNQIRIKLTNRRGEAMPYTITVEGLETAGLRPDEITVVAPENPLQVDAGATRTTSIFVLIPARAFTNGERWVTIAVSDPRGYQESVKYRLLGPTGASAGGTP
- a CDS encoding cbb3-type cytochrome c oxidase N-terminal domain-containing protein, coding for MAESPKRDTRDTTPDPKGRTQDRLIEHSYDGIQEYDNPMPRWWLTTFALTIIFSVLYVLNIGPIGAGKGWIADYEADMKAFAAAHPAPSGNDVSEGALLALVGDQKALAAGKSTFDAYCASCHRQDGGGLIGPSLVDNYWLHGGKITDIYKTVVDGVLAKGMPPWGKSLKPEQLTAVVAYVVSMHGSNPPNPKAPQGELVTP
- a CDS encoding cbb3-type cytochrome c oxidase subunit 3, whose translation is MKLSDIMSHAGLSIYTEIALVLFVAVFIAVAIRTWLPSRRRELDAAARLPFDEGTVVSHSRPKER
- the ccoN gene encoding cytochrome-c oxidase, cbb3-type subunit I, whose protein sequence is MTSAPSAVAPSAATLDRFSYDDDIVRKFLFATFIWGVVGMVVGLLIALQLANPIFNFNTSFLSFGRLRPLHTNAVIFAFAGNAFFTGCYYSTQRLVKARMFSDGLSRFHFWGWQAIIVSAALTLPFGYTQAKEYAELEWPIDIAIAVVWVAFAVNFFGTLIRRRERHIYVALWFYIGSIVTVAMLHIFNNLSMPAGPLKSYSIYGGVQDAFMQWWYGHNAVAFFLTTPFLGLMYYFMPKAAEGPVFSYKLSILHFWSLVFMYIWAGPHHLHYTALPEWAATVGMLFSVMLWAPSWGGMINGLLTLRGAWHKVAQDPILKFFVVGVTAYGMATFEGPMLSIKSVNALAHYTDWIIAHVHTGALGWNGFLTFGMIYWLLPRLFQTEIYSKRLMEMHFWLGSIGIVLYVVAIYSAGVTQGLMWRAFDETGRLAYPDFVETVLKLMPMYWMRVVGGTFYIAGMVVFGINIFKTWAKRPATYDVPVIEAAPLARRYVPDHPVIPAQGLWARFNQVEWHRAWERAPMLFTALTILAVVVASLFEILPTFLIKSNVPTIASVKPYTPLELAGRDIYIAEGCFNCHSQMVRPFRYETERFGDYSKPGESVYEHPFLWGSRRIGPDLAREGGKYPDLWHVRHFEDPRAVTAKSIMPAYPHFATTALDFDGIQKRVDAMAMIGVPYGDAVNRAPAMAREQAKQIAAAIVEQGGPAGLEDKQMVAIVAYMQRLGRDIKVTSTPGSGSPAVGTTAAPTSTPGAQH
- a CDS encoding DUF411 domain-containing protein, translating into MSAYLPNRAVGDVSKTPDRRAFLKQATVLVGLVAVGRVAEAQAGARAVAGAQGATAQPATQPAVRAMTVYKDPNCGCCAKWVDHVKQAGFTVTVRETDDMDSVKASFGVPAALASCHTARVGAYAIEGHVPADLIVRLLKEQPAGRGLAVPGMPVGSPGMEMGSRKDAYDVLLFDKAGKSRVYASR
- a CDS encoding GNAT family N-acetyltransferase, encoding MISDQSSGVVVHHADDADIPAIVALNNLYAPDGLTLMRSEAFVTGHLQDYQVIRSVEGRVIGQVALDEYSPSLVELVSLAVAPDAQGRGLGQVLISAAEHLARERSYPEIFAISLAEPLFLRMGYLESTIERYPEKIARYKSISRSELSIGRKFCFTKSLVAAN
- a CDS encoding lysophospholipid acyltransferase family protein; protein product: MTPSRPSFGQGAMQRITRAIARRIAQGVAWPFMRLLCRGVLTVLRVDVTVRGAWPREPVLMIANHLSWLDIVAVLARRRCTFVAKRDVQRWPVVGWCADALGVIWVDRERKRDLLRAIPALQETLQSGTSVLLFAEGTTGDGRALLPFKSGLVEAAVRARALVVPLAVTASASQGDLSALCWIGDETLMANLPRVGALRDIRITLHAAPALMPGPFARARAQRKQLTASARTAIAIRTFGGAIRRMSPETRHRAPQPQTFSSPPPTTS